The genome window ATTGAATCCATTGAGCTTATCGCATGCCTGTTTGGCGTCGTGAACGTCTTCGTATACGACAAAAGCGGTACCCTTTGAGTTGTTCGCAATTCCTTGGCGTATTTGACTAAGATAGTGTGAGCTTATATATACTAAACATAGAGCATGCATGTGTGTCTCAAAGAGTATGGCTTACCGGATGGGTCCAAATTTGCCGAAGAGGTCAAATAGCTGCTCAGCAGTCACGTTGTAGCTGCACGAAATCATATCATCAGCCCCCGGTCATCAAGCGCCACTATAGGTAATTCGCATATATGGCGAAGACATGATAATAGTCGGACTGTCGATCTTGCAGCAGGGCAATGATTGGGTGAAACATACTTGAGGTTCTTGACGAAGAGAATCCTGGAAAACCGTCTGTTAGCGTATATGATCATTCATGGGCGATATGTCCGCATGTAACTGAGAAAGCGCCTATCGCGTGACGGCAGGCCAAGAGTAGTAAGAGACTCTGGCGGAGAGGCAGATTCGCGCGAGACTCACCGATTGGCTTCGGGGGCGAGCTTCCGGCTCATTCTTGGGGGGACAAGGAAAGTCCAGAAAAATCAATAGGCAAGTTATCTAAAAGTAAGAGAGACACCCAAAGAGGATGGTATCGATCAGAAtagcagaaagaggaagaggaagaagaagtagaGGGAGTCGATATCCGTATGGGCGGAGGAGCGCAAGATGAAAGTGAGCACGAGGTTCAGAAGGGGGATCGCTTTCCTAATCGGGCTTAG of Aspergillus fumigatus Af293 chromosome 2, whole genome shotgun sequence contains these proteins:
- a CDS encoding putative pre-mRNA branch site protein p14; translation: MSRKLAPEANRILFVKNLNYNVTAEQLFDLFGKFGPIRVPLLSYTKTFTTPNRHAISSMDSIFRTDTSSCYTTSRRKCLGRKRTWRKGKRIWSASNSSMG